taacttagttacttttaaaatcaagtaacttgtaaagtaactaagttactttttcaaagtaactatggcaacactgatgCAGACCCTCTCCAAAGTTTCCTTTCCCACATGtgcaatgcagcaggagattctccacacaGACCTGATCCCAATAACACAGAAATCTCCAAAGCGTtaaggtgaggggtggtgcagcaacCAGAggctgctttgtttttttctgttgagtGTTAGAAATGTCCCCAACACACCCACTCCTTTGCAGTGAATCCTCTGgatgatctcctgctgcgttctcacAGCGAATCCTTTgaacattatccagagtttttaccaggggttggcaggagaaactctggagcctCTAACTTACACATTTGTGCTCTCAAATACAGCCTCCCCTGAGAATGTCAGGAAATCGTCTGGAGctcagtgcatgtttgaaagcaacTTTTTGTATCTATGATGGTATACTGATTAGCTTaacttagcataaagactggaaatagCTTCTCTAGCTCTGTACCAAGATAATGAAATCTACCACCATCAACTCTAAACCTCACTCAttgacatttgttttatcaGTTCAAAGAAAATAAGAGTAAAACCGACAATGTACAATTTGACAGGGGTTACACACCAGACTGCTCATTGGCTGAGACCAGTAATTTTCGCCTGCGCCCTTATGTCTCAAACCTACTAGCcttagcttcatatttaatgtaCAGATAGGAGAGTTGTATTAATATTCTCCAGTATGGAAGAAGTATTCAGATTCTTTAATCAGGTAAATGTACAACCACCATAAAAGTGAATGACTCTTCCAAATACAAATGTTGACTGTTGACTTAAAGGTCTTATGAACATGAACATTTGTGGTGGAGGATGATTTTGTGCCTAAAGGAAGGGGTCAGACCATAAAGCTCAAATCAGGCTTTTCCTGCAGGTGAAGCTTCCATGTGTAAATATCctcatgtgttcatgtgtgtgaggGTCTGCAGCCCTACATGTGACCGCAGGGTCTGTACACATCCATTCAGACCAGTGGTTCCCTAACTAAGGGGGTGCAGAAAAGGAAACTCAACATttccacagcagacattttcacCCTTCAGTCACAGGTGGAACTGATAACATTTGAATGGTCCACTGCAATTATTACTGGaagttataatattattattactagttCCATCTTTGACTCTTCAACTAGGACGGGTCAGCATGACGGCtgtaaagagagaaaagacaagaaaataaaaaattgttctGTGAATGCGATTCATTAGGAACAATCAAGAAACGAAAGTGCTCTGACTCTGCCAACAGCCGTCAAGATTCAGATTAGGAAGCAGAAAATCAATTTCCTGCTCAACCTTAAAGGTTTGCCATTACTaagatgatggaggaggtgaactGATTTTCATTGCATTTCTGTGTCTGATGTATGACTGTTGATTGTCTTACTGCCCTTTTCTATTTAAATGTATGACAAACATGGGCTGCAGaaaatacaatcttgcaaccatatcgttttgaaccagagtcaggcggGCCGAAGCCTGTCTGCGAGGCTGGGGCTGTCGCCTGACTCTCCGCCACGGAGACCCCATATGGGAAAGACACAGGGGTCTCTGCGACGGAGACACCAACAGACTTTTGCCATTTCTTTCCGGGACATTGCCTTCAAATATGAATTCAATTAATTTCGCTCTTGTGTCTTCTGAGGCTGGGACGTTATGTACAGATCTGTGCGGATCTGTGCAGCCGACCACAGCACATCTTGAGTGCTTAATTTGCTTCATCCGGCTAGCTAGATATTCCAGGTATATCTGAGGTTTGCAAAACAGTGCTTTAGCAAATATTGTATCTATAATGAGTGTAGCTCATTGCAGTCACTCAAGCATGATGTTTCTGACTTAGAGGAACCATAACAAACCATAATCGTAATAACAAATCGCTGGaaacatgccagatacccaaattaacgtatAGAAGCACGACAAAAGTgaaattttcataatatgtctcctttaaagcaTGCAAAGTGAAAAGGTTTATTCACCTTCTGAAATCCCTGAACAAAATTGTTGAAGAAGGGGAAGTATAGAGAGAAGCAGAAAGAAATTAGAGAGATGCTACAAGTGCTAATGGTTAGCTCGCCACACATCTGGCCCTGCTTCCACTCTCCAACAATTTCTCAATgatgagtgaatgtgtgtttgtagtgtGATATATAAGGAGAATCACTGAACCATAATGAACATTCTAATGAGACAAACAGAAATCAATGAATTATGAATAATGATATGGCAGTTCTCAGTTTGCTTAGTGATTACCCTCATATATTTTTCTGCAGATTATAAAGTTTCTTGTGCTTGTTGCAGGTTCATTGCTGTTTCCATCCCTCTCATCTACAACCGGAAGCACGTTGACATGCGGCAGACGGTGCTGCTGTCAGCCACCTGGATCCTGGCCCTTGCCGTGGCCTCACCTGTCATTTTCGGCATCAACAACGTGCCTGGTCGCGACTCCAGTGAATGTAAACTAGAAAATGACGACTATGTCCTCTACTCGTCTGTGTGCTCCTTCTTCATCCCCTGTCCAATCATGGTGCTGCTGTACTTCGGCATGTTTCGTGGCCTGCGGCGCTGGGAGGAAGGGCGTAAGGCAAAGCTGAAGAGTAGCATCCAGGCCTGTCGCAAGCTGCAGGAGGCCGCTACCTCTCTGCCGCCACTGGCCTCATTGCCACCGCCACTGCCACCCATCATTGAGCGGGAACTTACTGATACTCCAGATGAACCATCCACCTTCCCGTCAGCAGAACAGCCTTTCCACTTGTCAGAATACAAAGACGGCCCTGTGCCGACAGTCAGCTTCGCAGATATCAGGTTCAATCCTGACCCTcaaaagagaaagagggccAAGATCAACAACCGGGAGAGGAAGGCCATGAAGGTGCTTCCTGTCGTTGTGGGTGAGTTCACCTCCCATTCCGCAGCATCTGTGCTACCAAAAAACATCTACCACACAAGCGTGTAAAAGGAACTGACCTAAGAATTAAACAATGTAATTCTAAAACTGATGATTACCACAAGCTGACGCTAAATGATCAATTCAGTTCAGGCCACAAAGGACTGAAGATTTATGAAGAATCTAAATAGTGATAAAGGATCACAACTCCAACAATGGTTGTGCTAAAAAATTTTTTATGAAACTGGTTTACTTTCAGACATGCCTGTCAGTGAGCCCAGGTAAGAATGCCGAAGgcaaatgtccagaaaattcacagtaaaaaagtttgtttgctgatgacagatgcaaaactgaaaaaggtTGCAGACGAAATTGTcaatttggtcttttgtttGATCGATTTAAGTGATCAATGTGtcgtaaacaaaaacacaaacagaatttATCCGTCATATCcttcctcctgcatgctctaccaCGGCATCACCCCTTGCTTGAATGTTACGGACATCTCCCTCTTGTAGTGAACACATCTGACCTATACAATCtactgctgcattcttcatacaTAGAAGACAAACATGAAAATGTCAAGACCAAGTTCCGGGTGGAAAATTATGTGTAAACAAGttgtaatttaaattaattcaaatggtCAACATTTTGAGATCACAGAAAACCCAGCTATTGTCCGTCTCCAGCTAAATATGTCCAGCTCATTACATAATTGTTCTTTGGACTTAAAGCTCCGCAGGAGTTTTGACATTTGACATCAAGGTAAAAATGACCCAAAGTCCCTACAGCAGATTACATATGTAGTAAGTCACTCATGTGCTAGTACACAAGCATTGGAAAGGGTTACTCAGAGTTACGGTATATTTAGAAACAAAATTCATCCGCTGGGACACCTGCATGAACAGTGGTATGAGTGACTGTACACCTCACCTCCACCTCTTGTGTCGGTTCAGATGCACAGACACTTCGGTTAGAGAAGGTTGGCCTATTAATAGCAGCCAGTGTTGGTCCTAATAGATAGAAGTGCTTCCCCTTAGCGCACAGCAGCTAATCCTGTAGGTCCTTATCTGAAATCCAATTATTGTGTAAGGAGTTGGTCAGACACTATCCTCAGTGTGCAGTTAATTCTCATGAATCTCTCATAGGTTCAGGCCAAAGAGTAGGACTTAACCAtctaaataaattaacataGCAAACAGCCCTGTTTTGATGGTGTTCATTGTattccaaaaagaaaaaaaattctgcctTTTAGATTCagataaaatgttttcttaaaaaatgcaGGGGTTGAAAGATCTGACAGCTCTGTCCATCTGCTGTCTGTGATTTACACTCACCTACCTTAGACCAAGGCAAAGTAGGTCAGTTAGTTGAAGTGCCACATCCACAATGTTTGAAGGGTGTGTAGGTAAGAAAGTAAATAGGTAGGAAGTTATAGCTCAGCTTTATTAGCTCTTTATTCAGCTAGCAACTGACTGAGTGGGTATGCTTTtaagttggttggtttgtagGATGGTAAATAGAAAAGTCAATGTCATGGTGCGTAGATAGTTGAGGCTTGTAGGAAGGTATATAGGTAGTTCGGTAAGTACTGTAGGAAGGTACGTTTGTTGACTGTTACCAGTAAACTGGTAAGTAGACAGTAAATTGGTAGATTGTGTAATAGGTTTGTAGGTAGGTAGGTTGGTTGTTAAATATGTGTGGGTAGGTTGGTGTAGATTGGCTAATAAGTTTGTAGGTCTGGTTTGTAGTACGGTAGATGTGTAGACTAGAACATTTAAAAGACAGTTAGTAACCTAGGCTTGCTGTTTAGTTGGTCATTTGGTATGTTAGTAAATAAGTTAGTGGGGAGATGAATCAGTGACGACTTGGTTGATCAATAGGTTGGTTACCATTCAGGTTGGTTAATTAGTAGGTCAGATGGTAGTTTGGTAAGTTAGTTGGTGAAACTGTGGTTGATGAGCTCATCTGACAATTTCTTTGTAACATGTGAGAATCGTAGGCAGGTAAGTTTGTTGATTTGGTAGAAAGGTACAATAGATGGTAGATGGGTTCATCAGTTTGGTTGGGTTATGGGTTGGTTGGTTTCTGGGACGTTAATAATTAGGTTAATCACACATTAATAATTTCATTGGAAATCGGTAATTGTTCAGCTCAACAGGAATTCTGTTCTTCTCATCAAGAAACCTCTGACCTTTTAAGATAGATATTTTCTACTTCAAGTGTTTGGGCTAAGATTGGCTAGACATGAGCCAAACCTATATCTGTACTGTACAATATCCTGACATATATGCctctgaggaagaagagaggaaaaaagccTGATCTCTGATTCTTTTTCTCCTCAATGAAGGTGCCTTCCTGTTCTGCTGGACTCCTTTCTTTGTCCTCCACACGATGCGAGCTCGCTGTCAAGACTGCTACGTCCCACCAGGCCTGATGAGCGTGGTGACATGGCTTGGCTACGTCAACAGCGCCCTCAACCCAGTCATTTACACCATCTTCAACACAGAGTTCAGGAACTTCTTCAAAAAGTTTCTGCACCGCTGCTGCTCCCAGATCtgaaccactgctgctgctgcatggaatgtttttaaatgcacaGCTGCTGCGAGAAACACTACTGACAGATGGTGTAGTGTGTATAGTCTGTGTATGTCGCCTTTGTTTCCTTCCTCTGTGAGgtttatatttttatacatgtgatGACAGCAAAGTTGGTTTGAGCTTTATGTTTCCTGAGAAGAAGCTTTAGTCCGAGGAACAAACTGTTCAGAGGATCAGAAACACATCTTCATAACCAACCATAACGGATTTCATATGGGGAAATTCAtctgttcaaaataaaagtatgcaCAAAGATGCAGGTTGTGTGATGGTAATGCATTGATCGTGTGGTCAGTAATGCATAAACAAATTGTCTTATTATACAACAACTGGAaccgttttcagacattaactCGTATGTACACAAAACTGGGGCGGACATATTCCAGAATTTGCCTTCAATATTGACAGCAGGAGAGTTTTTGgttcagacgtgttcacatcaACAGGAAATTGTCTGGAGCAATTCCAGGCAATTTGAGGAGTGTTGCCTGgttagagcatgcaggaggcaagGCATGACATACATTCTACTGCAGAGATCCCTGTGTTTGACAGTGGCATCTGCTTTTACAGCCAAAAGGTCTGGAATCTCGTTGTCATTCTGACTTGACATCTTCAGCAGCATCTATTATGTTTATGGGTCCTcattttcatccttttttttcaaagtttgtGTGCAACAAGTTAAAAACGTCATCGCTGCACCCGCTTACTCGCTGTGAATATTCAGGACAGTTTCCTGTCTTTATGTTCACTCGTAAATTTGCCTGACATTTCACCAGGGGGCTAGCAGGAAAAATGTTGGGATCACAACTGGCTCGGACATTTATATTCTCACATAGGCCCTTTCCTGAAACTTCAGGCAAAGGTGCAGTTCATGTGGGAAAGCATTAGACCTCCCCCTCTTAAAGGGTCCTGAGGGGAACCAGACAAAAGATGTGACCCTGAATGAACTTAATCATGTCCACAGTGACTGGCGGTTGACAGCTGTTGAGGGCTGTGTCAATGAACGTGACAGCAaatgttaatcaacacaggagAATGTGGGTAATAAATTGAATTAGATAAAATGagattagatagatagaatTCATCAAGAGATCATAGATATTTTATAAACTGCcacatattttattcattaaacAAAGTAAATTATTTCAAATCAGATTTGTTATCTGTATTGTACTGTCCATCAAAGAACATCACCATATGACACATTTTACCGCTGAAACAAATGATCTACACTCACATTTCCCTGGATATTCCAACAAAAGTCTGAAGAACACATTTTTATGATATTGAAGAATCCTGATATCTGAGGATGAGATCATCAAATTGCACCATGAATTGTTCAAATCAATATCTTCAGTGATCCTGGATCGCTTCAACTTGTTGGTGAGCACACTGGATCCATATTATTCctcctgagagagagggaggggcctCTCAACTGTCagcgagcagcagcagacgTCTGAGGGCCGCTGGTACTGAGACGCAACAGAATCAAATGTCATCAGGTCTGAGGTGACTCATCAGGGGCTGCTCTGAGAGACCACCTGAGTGCTGACTGTCAGCAGgctggggaaaaaaatctgtcctCAGAGGCTAAACAcagaaaattgtgtcaatgtgaaAAAACTCAAGGtgagacaggaaacacaaatttGTCTGGTGGGAATCCTGCAGGAGGAATGATGATGAGTTTCCCTCTGTGAGAATCGAGTTGGATGATAGATAAAATACAGCCTGAAAAATGCTTTTCATTAAGACGTCCAACATCTGAGCAgataaatgaaaacagaagGCTCTCATGAATGCTGCTGAAAGACGGAATGACAGGACAAAGGAGAAGAGTGCGACAGAAAACGCTTGTCAAGATTAAAGATAAGTGAAAGTGCATCggagaaaatatttttatttatgactctttatagattatttatatatttattttttcaattttgctCAGGATGccaggatttttatttggatttgatgAAACTtaagatatatataaatatataatttttccgTTAGGGTCATACATGAGGGGGTCCTTGGCTGAGAAAGAAATTGAGAGCCTCTGCTGCAAATATGTGtgacatttttttcattaaggtccatgaatcattctctgAAAATCTCCTAAAATGTTGAAATCTACCTCAGAATGGCAAAGAAAGTGAGAACATATTGCTGGAtgtgccccctgatccagatccacaccataACTTGATATGTTCAGTCATTATTAGCCTTATCCACCTAGTTTTGTGATAATCCTTTAAAGCAAACAAACCAATGAACAAACACAGGGTTGGTTAACATCACCTCCCTTGCAAAGGTAATGCTAACTCAAATCGTAAATAATTCCTAGTGGTACAACTTAACATACAATGTGAAGTCTCCACCAACCAACCATGTGTCTCGATGTGTCCCCTTTCACCACTTTGAAGTAATTTAGCTAAATGTatcacatgtattttattatttttgaattaggttctgaggtcacagtgactttgaCCATAATCTAATTAGTTCATCCTGTGAATCCAGCCAAACGTGCTCAAGTCTCCTCGTTCATGATGCAAAacatttgtgaggtcacagcgcacttgacctttgacccactgAATTCTAATCAGTCTAAGTGAATGCATGATCCCTCAGGGCTTTGCTGATGAATCAGCTGTGTCCGGCGTAGAGGCATAATAACATAGACAGCAGTATTTTCCATCAAATTTGTCCAACATCAAAATTGCTGGGCAGAACTTAACGTGATTGGCTGACAGAACTGCACCAGTCAGAGGTCACCAATCTGACTGCTCTGACAGAGGAGGCATATTGTAATGTTGTTGTACTTAACTGCAGTTATGTgcattttaaatgcaaatgaaatGCTTGCAACTCTGTAGCTATGTGTGTCTTTCTTGGCATATATTACTTGTAAACATAAAGAACTACAGGTCTGGAAGATGATCATTTTATATCTTGGAAACTGGAGACAatttaaacaaactaaaataaGCTTTCAGGAATTTGGTGTGAAAACACTactgaaaacagaacaaaacttAAACTTCcaaatgagaaaataagattGGGATTTGTTTTgaagagaaaaagagcagaCCAAGATGAGGTGGGGTTTgaattcaatataattttttattttattgatgtgtTTGACCTTTATTTATCCAGGAAGTCTCTGGAGATTCAAAATGATGTTTcatcaaaaacagaaaacagccaCAGAGGGAACACAacgaatacaaaaataaaatatgaaatctgTACACTTTATAAATATGAAGCCTTATTTATGCTCACGTACAGTTCAATGCGTTCAGACAGATTTCTGTTTCCATAAAAAGAAGTTTGAGGATCAGAGCTGCAGCCTTCTGCAGTCTTAACAGTTTATGTACAAACAGTTCAACTGTCAGAAGATCACAGACCTTCTTCTCATACTGGTCTGTGGAGAcacttttcacaataaaagctccACTGAGAGGatattaagtaaaaaaaatccctcCTCTTTGCCCACATAAGGACTTcctgtctgcagcagctgatgatggCAGGTCCGCCTGCAACATCATCATTTCACTTTGTCCATGTCGATGGCTGTGATTGGATCCTCCTCCTGGATGCTCATGCCCCCTGCtgactgacagcagctgtgCTGATGATCCCTCCAGTCCTGCAGAGGGTAAAATCAACCTGAAGTGTGGTTCTCTTCACAGATGTACAGTTGCTGTTCATGCATATCTTAATACTGTCGTCCTGATAAAGTGACAGTACTGACACGTTTTCACCGTACTCCTATATCAACTTATAATAAGGGTGAGAACAACAGGGGAGGTGATCAGGCCAACATTGTGAGACGAATGACGTTTTTCAAATT
Above is a genomic segment from Pleuronectes platessa chromosome 7, fPlePla1.1, whole genome shotgun sequence containing:
- the drd4a gene encoding LOW QUALITY PROTEIN: dopamine receptor D4a (The sequence of the model RefSeq protein was modified relative to this genomic sequence to represent the inferred CDS: inserted 1 base in 1 codon); this encodes MRAGGPGCCGSDRDGAXGAGPEMEANLSVAAEVEAEADAAAPGAYTAMGYNLPALLFGVLLIVVIICGNLLVCLSVFTEKALKTTTNYFIVSLAVADLMLAVLVLPLFVFSEFQDGVWTLGTTVCDGLMTMDVMLCTASIFNLCAISVDRFIAVSIPLIYNRKHVDMRQTVLLSATWILALAVASPVIFGINNVPGRDSSECKLENDDYVLYSSVCSFFIPCPIMVLLYFGMFRGLRRWEEGRKAKLKSSIQACRKLQEAATSLPPLASLPPPLPPIIERELTDTPDEPSTFPSAEQPFHLSEYKDGPVPTVSFADIRFNPDPQKRKRAKINNRERKAMKVLPVVVGAFLFCWTPFFVLHTMRARCQDCYVPPGLMSVVTWLGYVNSALNPVIYTIFNTEFRNFFKKFLHRCCSQI